TCCGCGGCGATCACCACGCCCTGGTGGCTCTTCAGCGTGGTGGTGGCCACGCGGATGGTGGGCACCTCGGAGCACTGAGCCTCCGCGTCTCCCTCCGCCTCCTCCTTGTCCGAGAAGTCCAGCTCGTCATCGCACTGGGCCTACGAGCGGGTTACAGAGTTAGCGGCGCACAGCACCAGCGCCTGCGCACCTGCGAAGCGTTTCCCCCGCTAGGAGAGCGGCAGGGATGGATGAGCTGCTGGGGGGCTGGTGAGCGgatgacggggggggggggggggtggggctggggggggCGACACTCACGCTGATGTCTGCTACGGGAGGGATGACGGGCAGTTGCACCATGTAGCGCCAGATGTGAGCCGTCTGGTCCCCAGACGCTGAGGgaacacacacgcgcaaacacaGGAATAAACACGGATGAGACTGGGAAGAGTCACTTAGGCAAACACACCGACACATGCAGTCTATCACAAAACCGTGCAGTTATAATGACCTGCCAACACCCATCTACCGCAGAAAACACACGCAGAGACAACTCACGAATGTGACAATGAAGCATGTTGCAATGGAAGCCAGTACGACAGCTCTGATGTGAGACATGTCTCACCCAGGGCCGTCAAACAAAACCATTCACCTGGATTTTGGTAAAATATAAGcccaaaataaattgtatttcttCACATTCTGTAGGTCTGGTCGATGaactaaaatacaaataaattgtgTGTTTAATTGCATTTGGAAACTCACCTGGTTTCAATAAAATGAGAGCTGGTAAGATCAGGATGGTTCTAGCAGATTAATGGGGTTAAGCTGGAGAAATGTAATCACTTTCACATTCCCAGACAGAGCTTATGAAGCAATGACAGAACATTCACGGAATCTAAATAATAGAACGTTCCGTACCAATCCCAGattacacacataaacatacatacagcaaTGTGTTGGGTTAAAATCACCAggcatattaataataataataatgaacccgTTAACTTTGACGGCGGTGTTGAAACACAGTAAAACAACAAGGatattagaacagctgaaccgACATCAGTCACTTCAGTCAGACTCCCACTGAACCTATGAAACACCTGCACGAGACCCGGGCAGCATTACCACACATCAGCATACCTGTAAGAGCCATCTGTTCTGTAGGATGGAACTTGATGGAGTTGACTGATCCAGCATGACCAGCGTACCGAAGCAGACATTTCCCCGTCTCTATACTCCACAAAGCGGCAGAATggtctgtgggggggggggaatgcaCTCAAGAAAATGGCAGCAACCGCAGATGTGGCCCAACATGTAGACACTGTTGTGCGTGGACTTTTTGTTTATGGGATGTTCTAAAACCAAAACTGGAATTTCGTCCGATTTGGATGGAACGTCATCTTGGCCACgttcatgaaatacatttaacaacCAGGCCTGCGTTGGAGGTAACATGTCTGACCTGCCGATGCCGTCCCCAACACCACAGGCGAGTTGCGCGTGATCGCCAGGTCCCAGATGCCATCCCGATGGCCCACGTACTCCTTCAGGATCTGACACACAGCTCTGGACGTGGTGGCTTTGAAACTGGATACTATCTACAGAGAGATACCGTTGTTGTTCTCGCTCAGTAACACAATGAACAGTGACTGTGCCTTATTCAGACACAAAAGTGAAATAGAATGTGAGACACTCATCTACTgtggaaaacaaaatgcagtacCGCATTTTCCAAAGTTGCTGTTAAATATTGAAACTATATCAGGCATTCAGCCTATATAGATCTGTTCATTTGTTAAATTCGTATCAACCCCAAGTCTGTTACAAAGGGGCTTTGATAACCATTAACCATTACACAAGCTGTAATGATCTTAACAGCTGGAATGTTTACATAATAGCTTACTTTCCCTTCCCTATTATAATCAATGATGAATGAACACCAGTGTGTAACAGGCATTACCTCATCAAACATACCTTGCTTGTGGACGCTTTGTATGTGGTCTTCAGTTTCTGAGATAGCTGACTGGTGCTGTGACTGGCTGCGTACACAAAGTCAACCACCTGGTTAGATTGTTTAGGAAAAAGGTTGGATTTCCACCTCAGACAGAAAGGCAAAATGGCCTCTAAACTATCAATAAAAGGGATCCATTTTGGCCTTGGCTTTGTCACTTGCTTCAGCTCAGTAAAACTGTTATGTGATTCACACAATACGCAAAGCTAACAAAGTTGTACCATGTTCATGTACATGTTAGATAACAGTGGTAAAGGGTAGAAATGCTCTGTACTAACAAACAAATCCAAGAAGCAAAATTACTGAGGAAAATGCAGCAAATACATTTATCGAGCAACCATATCTAAGACTATGGCTATtgcaatacaataaaataaaacttaaagacagataggcagataGAATTTATAGGGTATATATTGGTACCTTTGCgttatttctaaaataattcCCTATTTCTAGTCAAATTAAGTTGACGGACGTTCTAATTAATGTCGAACCAAAGCCTAACAATTAAAGAATTATGCATCTGACTGGGGGTGTGTGGAAACTTGTTATGATGATTTTTTCAGTTCCGTCTTTTGGTTTCCAGCACCTTCACCTATTACCTCTGAATCGCAACCATAACAAATGGCGTCAGCTAAAATGTAGTAGCTGGAGGGCAACCTTCAATCATAGGTGAGCCTAAATGGACACACATGCTGAACGAATGGATGGCGTATGTTGTGCAGTGGGAGTTGAGTGGGGGTAAAACCATTCAGTTAATTTAGATATTTCAGTTATTCTGGTGAGCACTTCAACAACCTGGTTTACATGCTGGCTAGCTCCCAACAGCCAAATGCAAACTTAGAAATAACGTTCAGTTTATTTCAGTGGGTTAaggtgaaaaaaattataatatttagtTACTATTGTAATAACCTCGGCCCAGGCTATTGTACACAGAACAAGTAAGGCCAGGAACTCAGTAGTACCATTCCAAGTTGGCCTTTAGGGAGGGACTGTATAATTCAATTGATGTTCAAAGTATTTGttatcattttaatttcaaaaagATCTAAGCAAAGTAAGGcatcaaaatgtgcattttttgttatttgatcATTTAATATTCCTTACATCTAGTCTAGCCAGTGCAAGCCACTTCATACAACCAACTAATAGCCTACAAAACGTTGTTCATAATTAACAAGTTCTAATGAAGCAAGAACTGCTTTTTTAAGCCGGGTGTCAATGATAGTGAGAAAGCTCAGCTGCACTTCCGGCTCACACATCTGTCACAACATGTTTGACAACACAGCGATTGGTGCTTGTGAGCAAAAAACATATGGGGTAAGGGTTGGAGATAAAACCAATGCCAGTGGGAAATGTTCActggttttttttttggtaatgAAGGCCACACTGGGTGAAGTGTTTCACCAGCCATGTTGCCAGATGGGGAGGTTTCCAGACCTTTTGGGATATTTTTAATGCCAGTGTGCATGGACAAAATGGTCTTGGGTGGGTTGATTTATAGATATGGTTGAATAGCAGAAATACATTTCTGGCAGGTTTTCAATGGAGTTGGACGGATTTAGGATGTGATTAGGGGGTATACTGTAAATCAAATCTGGCAAACCTGCCCACCAGACCTGCAAATTTAAGCAGAGGTGTCTGGGAACCAGATTAGTATCACAGCAGTAATTATGACTTTCTGGATGTCATCATGACATTAGCTAACTGAACAACCAGACAGTGTAAGGAAGAGCAatgaaattgtgttttattgaaGTGTTCTCCGCAGTCTTTTTCTCTCCACTCGGCAGATCACTTTTTTCATCACATGTTGCTGGAGGTAGCTGACTAAGTCAATTTGTTCCATCCCATTTGATTATCTTTTAGGACAGCAGCCCACAGTACACGGAAACTGAAGTGTAATATGTTGTAATGTTAGTAGTAACCCCCGAATGTCATGGATCCAACCTATTACTTATTGCACTGCAAGCCAGAAATACAACAGCATGGGACAGTATGTGAGCTCTCAGTAGCAGAGCACTGTTTTCATTTCTATACAATTTCAACTTATTTGAGAAGGGAATTAGTTAATAACAGTGCAAAGGAGTCAATGCATTTGTCCAGAACTGTACTGTACCTTTAGCTTTCAACGCCCCCTTGCTTAACTCTCCTCCCTCTATGGTTTGTCCTTCGGATACTAGGCGCTCGTTGAGAGTATCGATTTCTCGGCGCACTGCAGAATTAACAGGCACACACAGTTATTAGACAATGCCACGACAACCAGGAAGTTAATCAGCTTCCTCAAGATCAATATTTTAGCCCACATAGAACATAACACAGACAAGTGGATGAGTGTTACAACATTAGTCCACAAGATGGCACTAATTTCTTCCCACAGTGGAGGGCTGAGCAGATTTCATGCTTGCTTATTTTCACTTACATTCTAAGTTTTCAATGTAGAGACTCTCAAACTCCCGCTCTATCTGGCCGAACAGGTCAAGTAGTGTGCTCCGCATTGACAGGGGCAATTTTGAGTCCTTCaacaagaaaaatacaaaatgacatcATTAATTCCAATGTCGTAAACTACACGGCTCCATTCTGTCTCCACTGAGTATCGTGGGCATGAGTGGAAAGAGGTAAACTGTTCCTTAATGTCACAATCTGActggtaaaatgtaattaagaaATGACTTGCCATGTTTTCTCTGACTGATGCAAAATAACCCTCAGCATACTAGAACTACTGTTCactgattaaaacaaaaatagaacaGTGGTCATAGTATTATAGAACAGTAAAACTACGTTACATTACAACAGACAGAACACCTATAGCAAAAACTAGCACAGCCATAAAGGGCTCAATACAAAACTAGAATACCTAAATACTTGTATATCTGACTTACCAGTAGCTCCATTCTCTATGACTCAAAGTTCCCAGTGAACAGTTTGAATGCATGCAGATCAAAactatgtaaaaaacaaaaagcaagcCACCATGAAAAAGATACGGTTGACAGCTAATGAAACGATATCATTTAGTCACTAATTGTAACAAGGCAATCCGGAAACAAAATAGCCTATGCAGTTgcgccttttttttttatacacacacacactcaaccatgAGAGTGAGAGTCTGTGGCAGAATGAGGTTAACCTCTTTCTCCATTCtgtcacagtacatgtaaaCACGCATTGTCGAGGAAAAAGGAGAGGCAATTAGCAGCAAAAACAGTACTTGCCCCTTCATTCTTTCAAAGCTGTTCAATTATGTGCCTAAAGACCTCGGCCTAAAGATCTCCTGGGTTATTGTGTATAAAGACAGTATTGAGAGACCTGAAAGGCTATGAGGGTCTAATCTCCTAGTGTAGTAGTGTGCAATGGCAGGCAAACAGATATGCTCCACACTAAGCCGACAGGTACTGGAGACGGATGGAGAGAAGAGCCCTAATGAAAAGAATAATCAGACCTGGACAAGCAGACGGTATTAAAAGTTGATGAGAGACAACAGTGCCTGTGGTACTGTTACTGGTACGCTCAACGCCACCCGAGGTGGACGCACCACTAATTGTCAGGAGACAAACGGATGCAGGTCTTTAGGAAACATGACCAAATGCTAAGTGGTATGCTTATTCATAAGCATCAATGCGGGTCTCACACTTGAATAGGCCTAAAATGGAATTCTAACAACATTTTCATTAGCGGATAAAGGCTAAGCCTACATTAATTTagaatgtaaaaacataaaGAGGAAAAATATCTGATACATAAAGTTCCAGTTTCCTTTTACCCACATTGCTGTTCCCTGCCTTTTCATTGGTTTGAAGATAAGACCGTCTTCACCAAACCAAAAGGACTGGAATTTACTATCTAACTGACTGGGAGGAATCTATGTCTGTTTGCATTAGGGAAGGTGTCTCACCGAAGAGATCTCGTCTTGCTGTTATATAGACAAGTTGCTTGTGTCAAAGTATTTGAATTACAAATAGAGCTGACAAGACTATACCCAAATAATATATGGAGGTATGGTTAATCACCAACATATCTGAGAAATAGTTAACAGGAACTGTCAATAAAAGAGGACTGGTTATGTTCATATATTGATTTTGAATTCAAGTTCATCAAACCAACCATTTTACGTTTTTAGGACCTCTGATACAGCAGACAAACATCAATATTTGCATTGTgctccaaaaaatattttgttcctCCTTACATCCTTTTTACTACTTTTACCACACACCCTATACCTATACGTCTGACAGAAAAACTTgatcaggcaaaaaaaaaacgaaagtGTCTCATTTTACAGTGAGCATAACACTCTACTAAGCTTACATGATGTTGCAACGCCAGGCGGAAAGCATGTTGTAAAACCGGCTGTTAGTGTATTATCTCTTTTGAtaatatccccccccccccccccatacggctcaaaacattgacatgcTAAATATACAAAAGTTGAACTGATCTCACCTCCATTACTATATCAAAGTACATGGTAACATACAGACTAGCTAACATTACAAGCAGATACAAGCCTACAGCCTTTATTTAGAAAGATAGAGAacatcggtgtgtgtgtgtgggcattgAGCAGAGCTGggcaatatgaaagaaaaaaagtaccTTTATTAAACAACTACTACCGGTTGGTTTGATTTTAAACATCAATTGTCTCCAGTAGGGTCTACTTGGCGCAACAAACGATATCCACAGAATGCCTTCACTAAGTAGTCGGCGTCAATGTTTTTACTTTACGGCGATAGCCCAGGCACAGCGTGTGTTGACTGTTAGCACAGTAGTGGTGGCTGTGTTTAACGCAGTAGTCAGCTCACTCACCTGTCCGTCCAGCATGTCTCTCTGCATGCCGGTCCCTGTGCGCTGATCCTGCTCGGTGCTGTTGCTGCGCCGAATGGACAGGCTGTGGGACTTGCGCTTCTGCTTGGTGTGACGGGCGGCGGCACTGCTTCCACTCTCTACAGGCATCCCTCCTCTGTGACGTCCTCCCGCTCACTTCCTACCTGAGGCTGAGCAAACACAACCCACGTTTTACCCGGGCTATCAGCTGCCACATTACTGCACTCTACTGTTGCCTGGAGAATGGCGGCTTTCCAAATGGCATCTTAATCTCCAAATAgtcagtgcactacttttgaccaggagcCCTATATAGTTGTCTTGTGTCTGCCATTTGAGTCTATGCGAGAAGCATTATATTTCttatcatagcaatactgttcAAATACACTCGTTTGTAGCTTTAGCTGTCGCACCTACAGTACCCTAGTAGCTACAGGATAGTAAACATTCCACCTGTTAACCTGCATAAAGCACTTTCTTTACCAGAGCCCTGATAGCAGCATGACACAGCACATTGACGTATTATAAACAGGAAGATGGTCTCAATGATGTTTGGTCATCTACTACCAGGTTGGATACctttttttaatcacaaatGGATTTCTGAATAGACTACTGTCTTAAGGTCAGGGGACGGCACAGGACACTTCAATGAACTGGACCTGGATTTGTCTGACCCAGCAATGTTTCTCAGCTCCTCAATAGTCCTGTACGTGTTGATGATGTGCCCATTGTTGTTTTGGGTTTTGCTCAAAGGAGTAGAAACCCGGTGTATTCCTCTGCTAGAACAGACCATATGTGACAAGACCACCAAGTTGCTCGATGTTTTGAGATATGAGTCTGAACACCACGGTTATGGCCTGTCTGTCGGCTTGCACGATTATTTTAACTGACGTGTATATTAATGGAGAAGTTATCTAACTATACCTAATTACCTAATTTAACACGGATGCAAAAGAAAACGGGTCTGGTCAGCCCTTTCGATTGTAATGAGCAaaaacaaagataaaaacacacatCTGAGGAAGGTGATCGTGGGTAATAATACGAGTTGTTTGCTTTGCTTTCAGCTCTAATATGAACTAATTATGAGTGTTCTTACATTTTAATCTTGACGAAAATATGAGTAAATTACAATATATGGCCAACTAGCTAACGTGAGTAGGTTATGTAACATTTGCCTGCGACCAGTGATTGTCATAAGGCAGGCCTTATGTAGGAGCTATATCGGTTAGCAAGATCGCTTTCTGTTTCACGACCAGCCTGCATTACAGTAGCAGTCAAGCTTGTTAGGGAGCAGAATCAGATTAGGTGAAGAACACGTCTAGTTACAGTTCAACAAGTCAGTCATCGTAGCTATACAGACAGTACCTAGCTAATACatttagcaagctagctaactggCAATTGAAATTCGTTTTTTCCCCAACGCAATAGTACTCTAATTTAGCTACTTACATTATAAATGTAGCTACGTAATTGTCTTTTGAAGGTCGTAGAAACATAAAGGTAGGTAACACGTTAATTTTCCAGAAAATCGTGTCTCCTCTTGGTTGTACAGTGTGTTACTTGCTGCGAGTCGGCTCTACCGCTCGTGAAGCATCTGGATGGAACGCAACGATTTTAATGATTGACAAGGAAGTCAGCCAAGgaagtatattttttaatatcacACTAAACGATATATCACATAGCAAGGGGACATAGGTTAATGTCAAGTGAGAAGTTAGCTAAGTATCTAGGAGTACCAGATACATACGCTTTAACAGttttagttatttaaaaaacaacttgGAGAGACCAATGGCAAAGAGCTATAGAATGAGCTTAGTATGTCATGTGATAAGGCTTACGTTACTAGCACTAACCAATACGACTTCACTCTGGTTTCAGTAAGAACCAATGAAAACCTCAAACGTCCGTGATAGGCTGTGGTTGGAGGCTCACTCCTGTGGTCTTCATAGGTTGCGGAAGCAGAATGTAAGTAAAAGGGTATTTCTAGATcttaaatgttgtgtttttcgaAGGATTCGTATTTTCTTATCGGTGATTGTGTACACTGTATTCTACGGGTATACGCCGTTGTCCAATCTCACCTTAAACCAGTAGGTGGTTCGATGGCGTGTTGGCGACATTATCTTATCTGATTGGTCTTCGTTTCAGGTCTGGCGATGGTGCGCGGCTTGGGGGTGGTGCTTCGGTTGTTGTCCGGCGAGAAAATTGCTTTGTTGAAGCCAAATATATTAGTGTTAAGAGGAACTGTTTTAAGACGACTAGTCTTTACAAGTAATAGTATTGTCCCTAAACACCCTACGCCTGTCCTGTTCAGAAACCTATCAAGGTATGTATTGGCTGTTGACTTACATGGTTTACTGTTTTGCTGTGGTTTTTAGTAGTGAATTTAGAATTTATAGTGTCTGTTCATGTGCACCCTACATGTATAAAGCCTGTGTATGCTGTATTGACTAATTATAACTATACATCAATGTATTGATGACTCAAAACAATCTACAGTGTAATTATCATGTTATATCCACCGGTAACCAAATCACTTTGTTTAATGAAAGCTAGAAATGTGACAAGTTTGTTGGGACATTGATGTCCTTACTTGACAAATTATGTCTGGACCTATTTGGAAACCTACACTGCAAATAAGCTACAGATCCCCTTAATAAAtctctgttgttttgttttaaagtgAGGTGAGAGAACCACCAGAGTCTGCAGTGAGGATGCCTGAAATAAACACAGATAATTTAGACGACAAGCAAGTCCAGCTGCTGGCAGAGATGTGTATTCTTGTTGATGAGAACGACCAGAAGACGGGAGCAGACAGCAAGAAGAACTGCCACCTGAACTCTAATATTGACAAAGGTAGAGTTAGAACCCTATGGCTGTCATCTGTGATGATTGTGGGTGCGGATCTATACTCTGGCTTCTCCTAAAAAAGGTCAACATTGCTACTCACAGATTTGTTGGATAGTTATCAGATTATCTCTCCTGTTCCAGGCTTACTGCATCGCGCATTCAGTGTCTTCCTGTTCAACAGTGAAGATAAGCTGCTCTTACAACAGAGATCCAATGCCAAAATTACTTTTCCAGGTGTGTAAGCAAACCATTGACTCGAACAATTACCACTAATGTAACTTATGTTCAGTTAAACCTATGGATATCAGATCAGTAGGGCATTGATGACAGTTTTCTCTCTGTTCCGGTTCAGGGTGTTATACCAACACATGCTGCAGTCACCCCCTGCACATAGCCAGTGAGCTGGAAGAGCTTGATGCAATCGGTGTCCGGAGAGCTGCATCAAGAAGACTGGAGGCAGAGCTGGGAATCCCAATGGATCAGGTACAGCCCTTAAGTTATCGTGGGTAGTTAAAGGGATTTGCATATGTATTTACCCAGCATTCTttgtcacattttgttgctaCAGTGTtgaatgaaaattaattacatttgtattccCTCCCTTTGATCAACATCACATGCACAACATTTTGATAGTGTAAAATATAgttttaatgtgaaataaaaggTCATTACTCAAACTGATATGTGTTTGATAGGAATTCAGCCCCCTGAGTCAATGGTCTACCAGCTTTGTGCATCCAGTTCCTGCAAATCTTTGGCCATTCTTGGCAAAATTCCTCATGCTCTCTGAGGTTGGACTGGCATGGCTTATTAACAGTATGTTTCAACTCTTGCTTCAGATTcacaattggattgaggtctgggcttcAATTGGGTCATTCTTGGACACTCATGTGTCTTAAACCACTTCATTGTCTTGCTGACAGGTCAACTCCGCCCCAGCCCAAGGTCTCTTGCAGACAGGTTTCCCTCTTGGATGTTCCTACATTTGTTTCCATCCATCTTGCCTTTTACCTTAACATGTTTTCCATCTCCTGGCAATGAGAAGCACCCCTTTAACATGATGCATCATCCACCATACTTTACAATGGCAATGGTGTCAGGTAGATTAGCAATGTCAGCTTTGTGCCACACAGTGTTGTATTTGAGcccaacatttacattttggtctGAATGGAGAACACTTTGCAACAATCTTGCTTTGTCAAAAGGAATTTTACTGACTGATTTTTACTAACTTTTATGCCACTCTTCCATATTGCCCAGTTTTGTAGAGCACCAGGGTAATTATTGACGTGGAAAATTTCTCCTATCCTGGCTGTGAAATTCTATAGCTCCCTTCAGTGTCGTGATTGGCCTCTTGGTGGCTTCCCTAATCACCAATGTCCTTGCTCGGAcactatattttttttgtttgttaggTCTCGGTCATCCCCTGAGGCTTTCCATAAGCTGGTTTATTTAATCTGATGATGTGAAATTTTAGAATGATGAATCTTGAATGATTAAATCTTTATAAATATCTTAGAATTTCCaatttgtgtaaatgtaaaggGCAGCTGACTTTAATCAACGGTGTATAGCACTGAGACTGGGTTCATCATGTCCAATGGTTACCTCTCAGGTTCCCCCAGAGGAGATGACCTATCTGACCCGTATCCACTACAAGGCTCAGTCAGATGGTGTTTGGGGGGAGCACGAGATCGACTACATCCTCTTCATGCAGAAAGACATTCCGGTGAACCCAGACCCCAACGAGATCCAGACCCACTGTTATGTCACTAAAGAAGAGCTGAAAGAGATGCTGAAGAAGTCCAAGAACAATGAGTTACTTATCACACCTTGGTTCAGCCTCATTGCAGAgacattccttttcaaatgGTGGGATAACCTGCAGAATCTCAAAAAGTTCATGGATCATGAAAAAATACATAGGATGTAAGGCTTTTGTTGCATTTCAAAATGGGCTCCCAAGAGGGGTGCACTACAAAGCAACTTTGGACATGTAACCAGAAATAATTATGGATTTTCTTATTCACTGTTAAAAATAGAAATTTGTTATTTGATGTAGAGAGAATTGCATGTCCATTTCAATAatatctttaaaatatatatacaattataaatTCAGGAATTTGGCTGGCTAACTCATTGATTGTGCTTTGTAATTTACCCCTCTGGTGAAAAGCATCATGGTACACATGGTGTATTTAGAGAAGTAGAAATATGGTTTTGTAGTTTTTAAATGGAATGCTGCTATAAAGGATGCAGGGTGGTTTTAGTCTTGAGGGATGAATCTTATTTAAATTTGTGAATCCCTGAACTGgctgaaaataaacagaatttaCCAACACTGTTTCACcgtttgaaaataaatagttaTGAGTCTGTATTTagaatttcctttttttaata
The Esox lucius isolate fEsoLuc1 chromosome 21, fEsoLuc1.pri, whole genome shotgun sequence DNA segment above includes these coding regions:
- the LOC105019444 gene encoding WD repeat-containing protein 37-like isoform X1, with amino-acid sequence MPVESGSSAAARHTKQKRKSHSLSIRRSNSTEQDQRTGTGMQRDMLDGQDSKLPLSMRSTLLDLFGQIEREFESLYIENLELRREIDTLNERLVSEGQTIEGGELSKGALKAKASHSTSQLSQKLKTTYKASTSKIVSSFKATTSRAVCQILKEYVGHRDGIWDLAITRNSPVVLGTASADHSAALWSIETGKCLLRYAGHAGSVNSIKFHPTEQMALTASGDQTAHIWRYMVQLPVIPPVADISAQCDDELDFSDKEEAEGDAEAQCSEVPTIRVATTTLKSHQGVVIAADWLVGGKQVVTASWDRAANLYEVETSELVHTLTGHDQELTHCCTHPSQRLVVTSSRDTTFRLWDFRDPSIHSVNVFQGHTDTVTSAVFTVGDNVVSGSDDRTVKVWDLKNMRSPIATIRTDSAVNRISVSANQRIIALPHDNRQVRLFDMTGVRLARLPRSNRQGHRRMVCCSVWNEENASCNLFTCGFDRQAIGWNINIPVLLQEK
- the idi1 gene encoding isopentenyl-diphosphate Delta-isomerase 1 (The RefSeq protein has 2 substitutions compared to this genomic sequence), coding for MVRGLGVVLRLLSGEKIALLKPNILVLRGTVLRRLVFTSNSIVPKHPTPVLFRNLSSEVREPPESAVRMPEINTDNLDDKQVQLLAEMCILVDENDQKTGADSKKNCHLNSNIDKGLLHRAFSVFLFNSEDKLLLQQRSNAKITFPGCYTNTCCSHPLHIASELEELDAIGVRRAASRRLEAELGIPMDQVPPEEMTYLTRIHYRAQSDGVWGEHEIDYILFMQKDIPVNPDPNEIQTHCYVTKEELKEMLKKSKNNELLITPWFSLIAGTFLFKWWDNLQNLKKFMDHEKIHRM
- the idi1 gene encoding isopentenyl-diphosphate Delta-isomerase 1 isoform X1 — translated: MVRGLGVVLRLLSGEKIALLKPNILVLRGTVLRRLVFTSNSIVPKHPTPVLFRNLSSEVREPPESAVRMPEINTDNLDDKQVQLLAEMCILVDENDQKTGADSKKNCHLNSNIDKGLLHRAFSVFLFNSEDKLLLQQRSNAKITFPGCYTNTCCSHPLHIASELEELDAIGVRRAASRRLEAELGIPMDQVPPEEMTYLTRIHYKAQSDGVWGEHEIDYILFMQKDIPVNPDPNEIQTHCYVTKEELKEMLKKSKNNELLITPWFSLIAETFLFKWWDNLQNLKKFMDHEKIHRM
- the LOC105019444 gene encoding WD repeat-containing protein 37-like isoform X2, with translation MELLDSKLPLSMRSTLLDLFGQIEREFESLYIENLELRREIDTLNERLVSEGQTIEGGELSKGALKAKASHSTSQLSQKLKTTYKASTSKIVSSFKATTSRAVCQILKEYVGHRDGIWDLAITRNSPVVLGTASADHSAALWSIETGKCLLRYAGHAGSVNSIKFHPTEQMALTASGDQTAHIWRYMVQLPVIPPVADISAQCDDELDFSDKEEAEGDAEAQCSEVPTIRVATTTLKSHQGVVIAADWLVGGKQVVTASWDRAANLYEVETSELVHTLTGHDQELTHCCTHPSQRLVVTSSRDTTFRLWDFRDPSIHSVNVFQGHTDTVTSAVFTVGDNVVSGSDDRTVKVWDLKNMRSPIATIRTDSAVNRISVSANQRIIALPHDNRQVRLFDMTGVRLARLPRSNRQGHRRMVCCSVWNEENASCNLFTCGFDRQAIGWNINIPVLLQEK